The Burkholderia cepacia genome includes a region encoding these proteins:
- a CDS encoding GFA family protein translates to MLYRGSCHCGDVKFEAEGDLQGVMACNCSICQRKGALMWFVPRASLYLLTPEENLASYMFNKHVIKHRFCKRCGIHTFGEGVHPNGTAMAAINVRCLEGVDLDALPVTHYDGRSH, encoded by the coding sequence ATGCTTTATCGCGGAAGCTGTCATTGCGGAGACGTGAAGTTCGAGGCGGAAGGCGACCTGCAGGGCGTGATGGCATGCAACTGCTCGATCTGCCAGCGCAAGGGCGCGCTGATGTGGTTCGTGCCGCGCGCGAGCCTGTACCTGCTGACGCCGGAAGAGAATCTGGCCAGCTACATGTTCAACAAGCACGTGATCAAGCACCGCTTCTGCAAGCGCTGCGGGATTCACACGTTCGGCGAGGGCGTCCACCCGAACGGCACCGCGATGGCCGCGATCAACGTGCGCTGCCTCGAAGGTGTCGATCTCGACGCGCTGCCGGTCACGCACTACGACGGCCGCTCGCACTGA